In Calypte anna isolate BGI_N300 chromosome Z, bCalAnn1_v1.p, whole genome shotgun sequence, the following are encoded in one genomic region:
- the CMYA5 gene encoding cardiomyopathy-associated protein 5 isoform X3: MEGYHRAECDRASETSSFIGDEEEEEEEEEEGEEEEEEEAVDPEEAEELTNSLKDLIQSEDVKPKLQCIMNNPSFSMVTVQSEDSGITWETSSSRSSTPWASETSTTSDLYSMESSPVGSPPGKVIFIMDEGKIVCKRQRKSSNRAATATNLKGGQGTKKRDSSGMQRQEPRTVLGDVQGSMLNVEQVEAQNTDEEMLDDKEDLENIAEEPVKRAPIRSIFRESRLRKVGPILGGPVQARIQLFNSIFGVTEPETPEKTRTRRSSSVSGDSERLLETSVKERLQKFSSFSEVTHPKSFQKTKSRNLVTPSERRREQRQQSTAHAKQSYSSPATPLGKHLTGKDDVSSENITPTKMKDKPSRLSSLGEETVLQHKERKDKQPLLEIPGQSMKPCPPEEAKKKESYSTLHRTSVTEQSPSVSLESDANSEKQVLPPSAETANKKPDQSLLTASDLLEEPTEQDIQPSSAPQSVSADFANELGRQSTQPILPAASVSEHTEKERQKSAAESHLPSAPSAKSKDSTLSEIRQENMTPQSSESAPSESEHMLLPYSVDEAEKQDIEYQSSATSQSETEHLDQLYSAKKAVSQDKPPPEMQNIHLKKQAESEEQRTELNLPIPEKIDSKYLGISYPDHTKAKESHKTSAVNKGVDSDHTDFSTAKTKQAESAQMEMEHPDISCSSKETGESEGTQMEAEYPNFSVSKEVAEESEGAQLEMEHPDSSFSREEVEEAESPQLETEHPDFSYSREKTEESESAKPETEYPELLFSREETEELESAKLETEHPDFSYSREETVESESAQLEIEHPDSSFSREETEELENAKLETEHPDFSYSREETVESESAQLEMEHQEVLCSREEIEKQESVPIEPEWPESYSHEEPKQEETQQLAEVPSDFPCLVEETEKENNTEVTLVHLDRSDSTRRAETQQTEYLETAESDLPCHTNKTKQQELAEVEHNSFMSQFGDKGEKSQPVQQDSQPARKLTSYAKEAQEETTQLQSEHPVLSYSSGKEKQHKTSQLTTEQPEIQHSTGKTKQQETLQPKLKQTDLTYSPGETAQGGVQKDSEGPEQSCFTSEPEQHENAQLASKNNFSFTVGQVMQEGVESGSLGSMLSTDRAKTWEMSQSEQLLPSCSTAGSQEQETPPLDVAQPDVSYTFGRMEQQDIVWKELEQQETAQQKAMQVEMKYSDLSETCRKDEPQVTDQIDLAQQETTEPGLVHSSLPYSLSEQMPEEMQTEPEYPEYAFSVTTEMKEEVMEYESEQPFLSSFMDKTEQEEIGHLEKGKLTHCPGKTEQLKHAQQDLEQPDLSFSINRPDDEMFPTEAGHVDVSYPLDNTEMQQRVQRESEQTCLTYTSGKAEQKGIQPEVEIPPVDHSVGMVEPEKGHPDLPYPIFKAEGPQTTQLKPQHPSLACSLDKVQETSQMGLEQLDALYVHDKPEQLQPIQQELGHTAFASPTDRVGQQGMVHTTLGCSAEEHSVSKSEYPQAVTEKPGSPDALPHSGKVEQREMAKTDQELSDLSYSSNKMWVPEATHWGAEEPDSSSWPRKTEQAQTAQEEQPRLLHALEKSAGGEEAQPESVHSQLLYSVGEAGTEAGHAKSSHSDLSAGRLEHYEPIQPEAELMNLSYTVCETQQPQMAEVDLEYSDLLHSTGTVQQQEKIQPEQEQPGDFSSSLSKKEQWEGSGLQAGHPELQCPMGKTEGLQKSQTRSEYADLSFSAGTAEPPKTTQPELKEHDLLHSFVKTKPSRATPLESEHPDISDALGKVPHPDLSSSVSEHRKGAELEVKQERRSHKLQPEETVQLELEQPVLSRSSGTAQQPSSASQEGQFTSLYSSGKKEQQEISKQELEHSDLPYSTDKTDQEETTQLGLGQPDDKSEQLQADQKVLQQQELLESFSKQEEKEVDQPSFLQSRGKEKQKIVSPLDLVQPGLSDLLGKAEKQGTAHTECVPSDFSYSTGKAEQLQAEQLKSKHPDLSYSLGKGETCGMKSSDLLYSYGKEEQAQPAQLEHPETSYFMGEMEQRDEAQPELKATSLQYSAVETEQPETPSISHTFGRTEEQGIAQPDLEESDLLSPTEKAGKHETALLTVGHSEKRGIGATSLLTAQLESKQEDSSFSSKEEERQPYSSLTEQTVSVPLGVSYSVSETKPEESLKPSPVTGGLSPKQLDLSYTHCKREKTQISQLASGFFSARKEAENTKVHTHFPVTAQSEAEHVILSEKEREQTPRYFHAIQLESEQLNLSYSADKTETLESQDYLTVTSKLESQPSVSFYSADETCQQGVPSYSKPVSEYLVPTQSLDEQEKPSMQSHIPQSAQSECKHAIPAHGEKELQKIQLYSPKPAQLESTSLTHTEDKGEQESQDWFFDTKYFSSDQIRSTPRFGPEKNEQEIQPDVQTVPRSVTTESKVTAVEDQQSSIVSGIYTGEEDKREMKPYFTDQKHTPLEHLGAVSSEVVYETVKHKTQHYSGEQGSLSSEETKSVSSGSDGKQNPDIPPLGLATWLMEEVRARSVCPLRATEAETQGNQLSQIEASDFGSKQIPAESCTEPRVHGATMNRGYMFRFSDSGSSEISHRGVSSETSHRVQRCDLPGPDQVTEHETRIESLSEMEAMQYSEAGKVSEMPECYLRGEEEEMEHTSIVGDSQHAPEPTEQKDLFNIISEGYEILNIHAPKYISSVDQEESKHMPDKLEYLETKHSFKRKSADDGQRALNSGKTTEISEHSLLGEPTSHEFKELAKNHDVEESGETQQENPMLPEDNNNAVLDDSNSMADMDYFEKYTLIDDKSPVKLPNTFQRPSTLFPVIEDPNELVEDTTTSRESAGVDTLEEEFSLLENLDEVFYGTEKGESKIQTYTEAPKPLPLQKSTDSSSKKVTNIEDERKSPGTPLFDTEEGVLERSLLFPTTVAAVNPELLEEPPALSFLYKDLYAEAVGEKAKDETPSDEESGNSNASFPSRNSDTDDGTGIYFEKYILKDEIPSKATGPQIDQIHKVESFSGEISVQRSEDKYNQECGDVQLEVLPERAVVEKVQADSDIQAKICKPVHAIPFGSKVILSGARSDATEQTEQENLPTETTEELQEQSNLQAYSQHVDYQGATYQEASNKTEEQHEITAVPERGKYVPYIQAPVEDSEDDQYTQENLSCVPSIQQVEKSDLEREEQHPDVYEDLAESMDYDVITQEELLQDEISSQFTHEELLFEDRDSFEHVGDSYEFVNEPEQRTPVEIEDSGFVVMYPEKSASNIPQVESSQKEQKKAQADTYCYNCKCPISAIDKLFGDHKGHEVTTLDEAATKMKDHLGELLITLEEKSMKIEGFVSDIESLFNSVEENCKKNAELLEKQNEEMLKKVVAQYDEKSESFEEVKKMKMEYLYEQMINFQQTVDSAKETLETTVKEVEELDGFVFLNSTKELHKRLLSAMDTTLSLEKVPSAFSLFEHYADSPGQSNQHSVKHVAVPQTPTVIAQEPNSATSTSIAVYWAVNDGDAIDCFQVFCMEELQASKDAGGLVEEYRVTVKESHCILEDLEPDRCYSVWVMAVNGTGCSLPSEKMIFKTAPAVPTIKAEDCTVCWDTATIRWSASSGSAESFTLEYCRQHSPEGEGLRSFAVIKKPELKVSLEPNVNYFFYLRAVNPFGTSEQSEAALISTKGTRFHLLSDTAHPALQISSNTTVICLPEKAKFTGFPSVLGELLPARGRHYWETVVSACRSYRIGICYEITSQSSVLGLTDTSWCMQCCPTQTSFLYRFLHTGVMSDVHVTEHLSRIGILLDYSSGRLLFFNAERGLLLFTIRHKFTDAAHPAFSLEKPGVLTLRTGMELPEFVKNS; encoded by the exons ATGGAGGGATATCATAGAGCCGAGTGTGACAGGGCCTCTGAGACCTCCTCCTTCATAGGggatgaagaagaagaggaagaagaggaggaggagggggaggaggaagaggaggaagaagctgtGGACCcggaggaggcagaggagctgacTAACAG tttaaAAGATCTTATCCAAAGTGAAGATGTGAAACCCAAGCTGCAGTGCATCATGAATAACCCTTCCTTTTCTATGGTAACAGTTCAAAGTGAAGATAGTGGGATAACCTGGGAAACCAGCTCAAGCAGATCTTCTACTCCCTGGGCCTCAGAAACTAGCACAACTTCTGACCTTTACAGTATGGAAAGTTCACCAGTAGGTTCTCCTCCAGGAAAAGTTATCTTTATTATGGATGAAGGTAAGATTGTTTGCAAAAGACAGCGCAAATCTTCAAACAGGGCAGCGACAGCTACTAACCTGAAGGGAGGCCAGGGCACTAAAAAACGTGATTCTTCTGGAATGCAGAGGCAAGAACCAAGAACTGTTCTAGGGGACGTGCAGGGCTCCATGTTGAATGTTGAACAGGTGGAAGCACAAAACACAGATGAGGAAATGTTGGATGACAAAGAAGATCTAGAGAACATTGCAGAAGAGCCAGTAAAACGTGCTCCCATAAGATCAATATTTAGAGAAAGCAGACTGAGAAAAGTAGGGCCAATCCTTGGAGGACCAGTACAAGCTAGAATCCAGCTGTTCAACTCAATTTTTGGAGTGACTGAGCCTGAAACACCAGAGAAAACAAGAACCCGGAGAAGCAGCTCAGTATCAGGAGATTCGGAACGGCTCCTTGAAACGTCAGTAAAAGAAAGGTTGCAGAAGTTCAGTTCATTTTCAGAAGTAACACATCCAAAATCtttccaaaaaacaaaaagtagaaATCTTGTAACACCGtcagagagaagaagggagcaAAGACAGCAATCCACAGCACATGCAAAACAAAGCTATTCTTCACCAGCAACACCTCTTGGGAAGCATCTTACTGGTAAAGATGATGTTTCGTCCGAAAATATTACACCTACTAAAATGAAAGATAAGCCAAGCAGACTCTCAAGCCTTGGTGAAGAAACAGTTCTTCaacataaagaaagaaaagacaaacaaCCTCTTTTGGAGATTCCAGGACAGTCAATGAAGCCCTGCCCTCCTGAAGAAGccaaaaagaaggaaagttaTTCAACTTTGCACAGAACATCAGTAACAGAGCAATCACCCTCCGTTTCATTAGAATCTGATGCTAACTCAGAGAAACAAGTGCTGCCTCCGTCAGCTGAAACTGCAAACAAGAAACCAGACCAATCTCTGCTGACAGCATCAGATCTTCTGGAGGAACCAACAGAGCAGGATATTCAGCCCAGTTCTGCACCACAATCTGTTTCAGCAGATTTTGCTAATGAATTAGGTAGGCAAAGTACCCAACCTATTTtgcctgcagcatcagtgtcaGAAcatacagagaaggaaagacagaagtCAGCAGCTGAGTCTCACTTGCCTAGTGCTCCATCAGCAAAATCCAAAGATTCCACTCTATCTGAAATAAGGCAAGAGAATATGACTCCTCAGTCATCAGAAAGTGCACCATCTGAGTCTGAACACATGCTATTACCATATTCTGTAGatgaagcagagaagcaagACATTGAGTATCAGTCATCAGCAACTTCACAGTCAGAAACTGAACATTTAGATCAATTGTACTCTGCTAAAAAAGCTGTGAGTCAAGATAAACCACCaccagaaatgcaaaatattcaCTTAAAGAAACAAGCAGAATCTGAGGAGCAACGAACTGAACTAAATTTACCAATTCCTGAAAAGATAGATTCTAAATATTTGGGTATTTCATATCCTGAtcacacaaaagcaaaagaaagtcATAAAACTTCAGCTGTGAATAAAGGAGTAGATTCAGATCACACTGATTTTTCTACTGCAAAAACCAAGCAAGCAGAAAGTGCACAAATGGAGATGGAGCATCCAGATATCTCATGTTCCAGCAAAGAAACTGGGGAATCAGAGGGAACACAGATGGAAGCAGAGTATCCAAACTTCTCTGTGTCCAAGGAAGTAGCAGAAGAATCAGAAGGTGCACAGTTGGAGATGGAGCATCCAGACTCTTCTTTTTCCAGGGAAGAAGTGGAGGAAGCTGAAAGTCCACAACTGGAGACAGAGCATCCAGATTTCTCATattccagagaaaaaacagaggaatCTGAAAGTGCAAAACCGGAGACAGAATATccagaattacttttttccagGGAAGAGACAGAGGAATTGGAGAGTGCCAAATTGGAAACAGAACACCCAGATTTCTCATACTCCAGAGAAGAAACTGTTGAATCAGAGAGTGCACAGCTGGAGATAGAGCATCCAGACTCCTCTTTTTCCAGGGAAGAAACAGAGGAATTAGAGAATGCCAAACTGGAAACTGAACACCCAGATTTCTCATACTCCAGAGAAGAAACTGTGGAATCAGAAAGTGCACAGCTGGAAATGGAACATCAGGAGGTTTTATGTTCtagagaagaaatagaaaaacaagAATCTGTTCCTATTGAACCAGAATGGCCAGAGTCTTATTCCCATGAAGAAccaaagcaagaagaaacaCAACAGCTTGCTGAGGTACCTTCAGATTTCCCATGTTTGGtggaagaaacagagaaagaaaacaatactGAAGTTACATTGGTACATCTAGATAGGTCTGATTCTACCAGAAGAGCTGAGACACAACAAACTGAATATCTGGAAACAGCAGAGTCAGATTTACCATgtcacacaaacaaaacaaagcagcaagaacTGGCAGAAGTAGAACACAATTCTTTTATGTCACAGTTTGgtgacaaaggagaaaaatcacagcCTGTACAGCAGGATTCACAACCTGCACGTAAGTTGACTTCTTATGCCAAGGAAGCTCAAGAAGAAACTACTCAACTTCAGTCAGAGCATCCAGTTTTGTCATATTCtagtggaaaagaaaagcaacataaaACCTCACAGCTGACAACAGAACAACCAGAGATACAACATTCCactggcaaaacaaaacaacaggaAACATTGCAACCCAAATTGAAACAAACAGATTTGACATATTCCCCTGGAGAAACAGCACAAGGAGGTGTACAAAAAGACTCAGAAGGTCCAGAGCAATCATGTTTCACTAGTGAACCAGAACAACATGAAAATGCACAACTAgcttcaaaaaataatttctcatttacTGTTGGACAAGTAATGCAAGAAGGAGTGGAGTCAGGGTCTCTGGGCTCTATGCTTTCGACTGACAGAGCAAAGACCTGGGAAATGTCACAATCAGAGCAGTTGCTTCCCTCCTGTTCCACTGCTGGTAGCCAGGAACAGGAAACCCCACCTCTGGATGTGGCCCAGCCAGATGTATCATATACTTTTGGCAGAATGGAACAACAGGATATAGTATGGAAAGAGCTAGAACAGCAGGAAACAGCCCAACAAAAAGCTATGCAAGTGGAAATGAAGTATTCAGATTTGTCAGAAACCTGCAGGAAAGATGAACCACAGGTCACAGACCAAATTGATTTGGCACAGCAAGAAACAACTGAACCAGGGTTAGTGCATTCATCTTTGCCATATTCTCTCAGTGAACAAATGCcagaagaaatgcaaacagaGCCAGAATATCCAGAATACGCATTCTCTGTAACTACAGAAATGAAGGAGGAAGTGATGGAATATGAATCAGAGCAACCatttctttcaagttttatGGATAAAACTGAGCAAGAAGAAATTGGACATCTAGAGAAAGGAAAGTTAACACATTGTCCTGGTAAAACAGAGCAATTAAAACATGCCCAGCAGGATTTGGAACAACCAGATTTGTCATTTTCCATTAATAGGCCAGATGATGAAATGTTCCCAACAGAGGCAGGACATGTTGATGTGTCATATCCCCTGGACAATACAGAGATGCAGCAGAGAGTACAAAGGGAATCAGAGCAAACATGTTTAACTTACAcctctggaaaagcagaacagaaaggaaTTCAACCAGAAGTGGAAATTCCACCTGTGGACCATTCTGTGGGTATGGTGGAACCAGAAAAGGGACATCCTGACTTGCCTTATCccattttcaaagcagaaggACCGCAAACTACACAGTTGAAGCCACAGCACCCTAGTCTAGCATGCTCCCTTGACAAAGTGCAAGAAACATCCCAGATGGGATTGGAACAGCTGGATGCCTTGTATGTTCATGACAAACCAGAGCAACTTCAACCtatccagcaggagctgggccaCACAGCCTTTGCATCCCCCACTGACAGAGTGGGGCAGCAGGGGATGGTGCACACCACCTTGGGATGCTCTGCTGAGGAACACTCTGTCAGTAAATCAGAATACCCACAAGCTGTGACAGAGAAACCAGGATCTCCAGATGCATTGCCTCATAGTGGAAAAGTGGAGCAAAGAGAAATGGCAAAAACAGATCAAGAGCTTTCTGATTTATCATATTCCAGTAATAAAATGTGGGTACCAGAAGCTACACACTGGGGGGCTGAAGAACCAGACTCATCGTCATGGCCCAGGAAAACAGAGCAAGCACAAACTGCTCAAGAGGAGCAGCCAAGGCTACTGCATGCCCTCGAAAAatctgcaggaggagaggaagcacAGCCAGAATCAGTACATTCACAGCTACTTTATTCTGTTGGTGAGGCAGGAACAGAAGCTGGACATGCAAAATCAAGCCACTCAGATTTATCTGCTGGCAGATTAGAGCACTATGAACCCATACAACCAGAGGCAGAACTAATGAATTTATCATACACAGTTTGTGAAACACAGCAACCTCAAATGGCTGAAGTGGATTTGGAGTATTCAGATTTATTGCACTCCACTGGCACAGTACAGCAACAAGAAAAGATTCAACCAGAGCAGGAACAGCCAGGTGATTTTTCATCATCTCTCAGCAAAAAAGAGCAATGGGAAGGTTCAGGACTGCAGGCAGGACACCCTGAGCTGCAGTGTCCCATGGGGAAAACAGAAGGACTGCAGAAGTCCCAGACAAGATCAGAATATGCAGATTTGTCCTtctctgctggcacagcagaacCTCCTAAAACAACACAGCCAGAGTTGAAAGAACATGATTTGTTGCATTCTTTTGTCAAAACAAAGCCATCACGGGCAACCCCATTGGAATCTGAACATCCAGACATCTCAGATGCTCTGGGCAAAGTACCGCATCCTGATTTGTCCTCTTCTGTTAGTGAACACAGAAAAGGTGCAGAACTGGAGGTCaaacaggagaggagaagccaTAAATTACAACCAGAGGAAACAGTACAACTGGAATTGGAACAGCCAGTGTTGTCAAGGTCTtctggcacagcacagcaacCAAGTAGTGCCTCACAGGAAGGGCAATTCACCAGCTTGTATTCCTCTGGCAAAAAGGAGCAACAAGAAATATCAAAACAAGAACTGGAGCATTCAGATTTACCATATTCAACTGATAAAACAGATCAAGAAGAAACCACACAACTTGGATTAGGACAACCAGATGACAAATCAGAGCAGTTACAAGCTGACCAGAAAGTACTGCAACAGCAAGAGCTTTTGGAGTCTTTCAgcaaacaagaggaaaaggaagtgGACCAGCCCAGCTTTTTGCAGTCCCGTGgtaaagagaagcaaaaaattgTTTCACCATTAGATTTAGTGCAACCAGGTCTGTCAGATTTGCttggcaaagcagaaaaacaaggaaCTGCTCACACAGAGTGCGTGCCTTCTGATTTTTCATATTccacaggaaaagcagagcagttgCAAGCAGAACAACTTAAATCAAAACATCCAGATTTGTCATATTCTCTTGGCAAAGGAGAGACTTGTGGAATGAAATCCTCAGATTTATTGTACTCTTACGGCAAAGAAGAGCAAGCACAGCCTGCCCAGCTGGAGCATCCAGAGACATCATATTTCATGGGTGAAATGGAGCAAAGGGATGAGGCCCAACCTGAATTGAAGGCAACTAGTTTGCAGTACTCTGCTGTTGAAACAGAGCAACCAGAAACCCCTTCTATATCACATACCTTTGGCAGGACTGAAGAGCAGGGGATTGCACAACCTGACTTAGAAGAATCAGATTTATTAAGTCCTactgaaaaagcaggaaagcatGAAACAGCCCTGCTGACTGTAGGGCATTCAGAGAAGCGAGGCATTGGGGCTACTTCATTGCTAACTGCTCAGCTGGAAAGTAAACAAGAAGATTCATCCTTTTCCagcaaggaagaagagagacagCCATATTCATCTCTTACTGAACAAACAGTGTCTGTACCATTGGGTGTTTCATATTCTGTCTCTGAAACAAAGCCAGAAGAAAGTCTGAAGCCTTCCCCTGTAACTGGAGGCCTGTCCCCCAAACAGTTAGATTTATCTTACACCCActgtaaaagagagaaaacacaaatttcCCAGCTTGCATCAGGTTTCTTCTCtgcaagaaaagaagcagagaataCAAAAGTTCACACACATTTTCCTGTCACTGCACAGTCAGAGGCTGAACATgtaattttatctgaaaaagagagagaacagacTCCACGTTACTTCCATGCAATACAATTAGAATCAGAACAATTAAATTTATCATATTCTGCAGATAAAACAGAAACTTTAGAAAGTCAAGATTATTTAACTGTAACTTCAAAGCTGGAGTCTCAACcttcagtttcattttattCAGCTGATGAAACATGTCAACAAGGAGTTCCATCTTATTCAAAACCAGTCTCTGAGTATTTGGTTCCCACACAGTCCCTTGATGAACAAGAAAAGCCAAGCATGCAGTCACATATTCCCCAGTCTGCACAATCAGAGTGTAAGCATGCAATTCCAGCACATGGTGagaaagaactgcaaaaaaTTCAGCTCTACTCACCTAAGCCAGCACAGTTGGAATCTACatctctcacacacacagaagacaAAGGTGAGCAAGAATCTCAAGATTGGTTTTTTgacacaaaatatttctcatcaGACCAGATAAGAAGTACCCCCAGATTTGGTCCTGAGAAGAATGAGCAAGAAATACAACCTGATGTGCAGACAGTGCCAAGGTCAGTGACCACAGAGTCAAAGGTGACTGCTGTAGAAGACCAACAG TCTAGCATAGTTTCAGGCATTTATACTGGAGAAGAGGATAAACGTGAGATGAAACCATATTTTACAGACCAAAAACATACACCCTTAGAGCATCTTGGAGCTGTTTCATCAGAAGTTGTTTATGAAACTGTGAAACACAAAACTCAGCATTATTCTGGAGAACAGGGAAGTCTTTCCTCGGAAGAAACTAAGTCTGTTAGCTCTGGTTCCGATGGAAAGCAGAATCCAGATATTCCCCCTCTGGGGCTAGCTACCTGGCTGATGGAAGAGGTGAGAGCTCGCTCAGTTTGTCCACTAAGAGCTACAGAAGCAGAAACTCAGGGAAATCAACTTTCTCAAATTGAAGCTTCTGATTTTGGATCAAAACAAATTCCAGCTGAAAGCTGCACAGAACCTAGAGTTCATGGTGCTACAATGAATAGAGGATATATGTTTAGATTTTCTGATTCAGGGTCAAGTGAAATTTCCCACAGAGGAGTGTCCTCAGAAACCAGTCACAGAGTACAGAGGTGTGATTTACCAGGCCCAGACCAGGTTACAGAGCATGAAACTAGGATTGAAAGCCTCTCAGAAATGGAAGCAATGCAATATTCAGAGGCAGGAAAAGTGTCTGAAATGCCTGAATGCTAcctgagaggagaagaggaagaaatggaaCACACGAGCATTGTAGGAGACAGTCAGCATGCTCCAGAGCCTACTGAGCAAAAAGAtctatttaatataatttcagaAGGTTATGAAATACTCAATATTCATGCTCCTAAGTATATTTCTTCTGTCGACCAGGAAGAAAGTAAACACATGCCCGATAAGCTAGAATACTTGGAAACAAAgcattcatttaaaagaaaatcagctgaTGATGGCCAGAGAGCCCTAAATTCTggaaaaaccacagaaatttcAGAACACTCACTGTTGGGAGAGCCTACAAGCCATGAATTTAAAGAGTTGGCCAAAAATCATGATGTTGAAGAAAGTGGAGAAACACAACAAGAAAATCCCATGTTGCCAGAAGACAATAATAATGCAGTATTGGATGACAGTAACAGTATGGCCGATAtggattattttgaaaaatatacatTGATTGATGACAAATCCCCAGTGAAGCTACCAAATACATTTCAAAGACCAAGTACATTGTTTCCTGTGATAGAAGATCCTAATGAACTTGTGGAAGATACCACGACTTCTAGAGAAAGTGCTGGGGTGGATACTTTGGAGGAGGAGTTTTCCTTACTTGAGAATCTGGATGAAGTCTTTTATGGTactgagaaaggagaaagcaaaatacagaCCTATACAGAGGCTCCAAAACCTTTACCTCTGCAGAAATCAACCGACAGTAGCAGTAAAAAGGTTACAAATATAGAAGATGAACGCAAGTCACCAGGCACCCCACTCTTTGATACAGAAGAAGGAGTGTTAGAACGATCTCTGTTGTTCCCTACCACTGTTGCTGCAGTTAATCCAGAGCTCCTAGAGGAGCCACCTGCTCTGTCCTTTTTATATAAGGACCTCTATGCGGAAGCAGTAGGAGAAAAGGCAAAGGATGAGACTCCTTCTGATGAAGAGAGTGGTAATTCTAATGCATCTTTCCCCAGCAGAAATTCAGACACAGATGATGGAACAggaatatattttgaaaaatacattctaAAAGATGAAATTCCAAGTAAGGCCACAGGACCTCAAATTGATCAGATACACAAAGTTGAGTCTTTTAGTGGAGAAATTTCAGTTCAGAGATCAGAGGACAAATACAATCAAGAGTGTGGTGATGTACAACTTGAGGTTCTGCCAGAAAGGGCTGTTGTGGAGAAAGTCCAGGCTGACAGTGACATTCAAGCAAAAATTTGTAAACCAGTTCATGCCATTCCTTTTGGAAGCAAAGTAATACTTTCAGGTGCAAGAAGTGATGCCACTGAgcaaacagaacaagaaaatttACCTACAGAAACAACTGAGGAGTTGCAAGAGCAATCAAATCTTCAAGCGTACAGTCAACATGTGGATTACCAGGGAGCCACATATCAAGAAGCTAGTAATAAGACAGAAGAACAGCATGAAATAACAGCAGTTCctgaaaggggaaaatatgTCCCATATATCCAGGCTCCTGTTGAAGACAGTGAAGATGATCAGTATACTCAGGAAAATCTCTCATGTGTCCCTTCCATTCAACAAGTAGAGAAATCAGACttggaaagagaagagcagcaCCCTGATGTTTATGAGGATCTCGCTGAGTCAATGGACTATGATGTGATTACCCAAGAAGAACTTTTGCAAGATGAAATATCATCTCAGTTCACACATGAGGAGCTATTATTTGAAGACAGAGACTCTTTTGAGCATGTTGGTGATAGTTATGAATTTGTTAATGAGCCTGAGCAAAGAACACCTGTTGAGATTGAAGACTCAGGCTTTGTGGTGATGTATcctgaaaaatcagcatcaAACATTCCTCAGGTTGAGAGCTcacaaaaagaacagaagaaagcacAAGCAGACACATATTGTTACAACTGTAAATGCCCAATATCTGCTATTGATAAGCTTTTTGGGGATCATAAAGGCCATGAAGTCACAACACTAGATGAAGCTGCAACCAAGATGAAG gatCACCTAGGTGAATTGCTAATAACACTTGAAGAAAAGTCAATGAAGATCGAAGGGTTTGTGAGTGATATTGAATCACTATTTAACTCTGTTGAG gaaaactgcaaaaaaaatgcagaattgttggaaaagcagaatgaagagATGCTTAAGAAAGTGGTAGCACAATATGATGAGAAATCAGAGAGCTTTGAGGAAGTGAAGAAGATGAAAATGGAATACTTGTATGAGCAGATGATTAACTTCCAGCAAACTGTTGATTCAGCAAAGGAAACTTTGGAGACAACAGTAAAAGAAGTGGAAGAACTGGATGGATTTGTCTTCCTAAAT tCAACTAAAGAATTGCATAAAAG gTTACTTTCGGCAATGGATACTACTCTCTCTTTAGAAAAGGTGCCCAGTGCTTTTTCACTGTTTGAGCACTATGCAGACAGTCCAGGACAGAGCAACCAGCACTCTGTAAAACATGTGGCTG TCCCACAGACACCAACTGTCATAGCTCAAGAACCAAATtcagccaccagcacctccaTTGCTGTTTACTGGGCTGTGAATGATGGGGATGCCATCGACTGCTTCCAGGTCTTCTGTATGGAGGAGCTGCAAGCCAGCAAAGATGCAGGAG GCTTGGTGGAAGAGTACAGAGTGACAGTGAAGGAGAGCCATTGCATCTTGGAGGATCTGGAGCCGGATCGCTGCTACAGTGTGTGGGTCATGGCTGTGAATGGTACAGGCTGTAGCTTACCCAGtgaaaaaatgatttttaaaacag CACCTGCTGTCCCCACCATCAAGGCCGAAGACTGCACAGTGTGTTGGGACACAGCCACCATCCGTTGGAGTGCCAGCTCAGGGTCAGCAGAATCCTTCACCCTGGAATACTGCCGACAGCACTCGCCAGAAGGAGAGGGCCTCAG